From the genome of Streptacidiphilus rugosus AM-16, one region includes:
- a CDS encoding DUF742 domain-containing protein, whose protein sequence is MTRPGDFELEAAELVRAYVITKGRGLPEEDQLSLVTLVTAAPEQVQRPLRLSPEEQRLLDICSAGYLSVAEIAGHTRLPLGVVRIILAGLTEAGYLITRPPVARARLADRELLEEVLNGLRAKFGSTTESA, encoded by the coding sequence ATGACGAGGCCGGGGGACTTCGAGCTCGAGGCCGCGGAGTTAGTCCGTGCCTACGTCATCACCAAGGGACGCGGGCTGCCGGAGGAGGACCAGCTCTCGCTGGTCACCTTGGTGACGGCGGCGCCCGAGCAGGTGCAGCGTCCGCTGCGACTGTCCCCCGAAGAGCAGAGACTGCTGGACATCTGCTCGGCGGGTTACCTCTCGGTGGCCGAGATCGCGGGGCACACCCGGCTGCCGCTGGGCGTGGTGCGGATCATCCTGGCCGGACTCACCGAGGCCGGATACCTCATCACCCGGCCGCCGGTGGCCCGCGCTCGTCTCGCCGACAGGGAGCTCCTGGAGGAGGTGCTCAATGGTCTCCGGGCCAAGTTTGGATCGACGACCGAGTCTGCGTGA
- a CDS encoding roadblock/LC7 domain-containing protein yields MNDDLSWMLDSALEIPGALHAVLISADGLLMARTKDFDKDNADRVAAAMSGVQSLSRSLGFFCEDNSGLWRQTLVEFEGGWVFLISAGEGAYLGVSAAPDVDMQDITFRMQQLVGQLGKVLVAPPRENIGARS; encoded by the coding sequence GTGAACGACGATCTGTCATGGATGCTCGACAGCGCCTTGGAGATACCCGGTGCCCTGCACGCCGTCCTGATCTCAGCCGACGGCCTGCTGATGGCCCGCACCAAGGACTTCGACAAGGACAACGCAGACCGCGTCGCCGCCGCGATGAGCGGAGTGCAGTCTCTGAGCCGCTCGCTCGGTTTCTTCTGTGAGGACAACAGCGGGCTGTGGCGGCAGACGCTGGTCGAGTTCGAGGGCGGCTGGGTCTTCCTGATATCAGCCGGCGAGGGCGCCTACCTTGGCGTCTCCGCCGCGCCGGACGTCGACATGCAGGACATCACCTTCCGGATGCAGCAGCTCGTCGGCCAACTCGGCAAAGTCCTGGTCGCGCCGCCGCGCGAGAACATCGGCGCACGCTCATGA
- a CDS encoding DUF6493 family protein: protein MSLLDCVDLGDVDGVRAALAGLGPAERRALLPELKRRRTAFSVAWWEHSHHHKLALLVAGLGCNTAPSAAFSWASGIGSPAGIVVWQDEAVLAVVDQQSAEWQAEVLRRIADRRPSAWLGDEYPTIERLARATGLPVPVTEGVVLAWQRHHDWPYATTEQRSGMVLRLIQAPSTPALVLGLFEVVGTGDRLGEAWRGAVLGLVEAGVVERGEILDRCLARLARGGRPGDQRGFLRLLEELAPTAQESAARVRAWLSMLDGLPTVAAHAQAQLVELDAEGLLEPEHLVEASATVFFRSEKKLVRAQLAWLDRSGRRSPEWAAVAVRGAVEAFGQTDAALQERAFKVAARHLRAAGPTLLSELQAATELLGPAQAAQAVALFGLDAQAAGDEGPYVELLPPLPRRVPLGGPLDGPVAVAQELAAVLAGDDSVAAFERTLDGLVRESYRDVEALRVALKPVLGGRHWATEHSVWSLPHTWMGLVAAAAFGEVPAVEADAILQGQGPLRADNQERFRAVAAARLEEAAALVVFGRAPFLLATPSYVDGALEASTLVERLAAVEATDGQVGAVDFGQALLRVLPTADPAVLAAAARLRSVKGQQLARWLTEGGLPGQPTERRPAQGLLRPMVTQPGPAPEQEDLLHPVLRRVLGSLVDREGRAIYAIGDIVTPAALAVLPCHREELAARLGNAIVDNARADVKGRALLLPQLVEAGGPAGPAVHLAVACTLGAPSADYRTAAVDALLLLAAQRALDPARLGADLADAVRCGDAPLNRVPLTLRQAAESGAYGTVWSVLRGALPGLLTPEPIRGVPELLSIAADCAARSGATGTLPEVEALAAQRGSSRLLKEARALHAVLAG from the coding sequence ATGAGCCTGCTGGACTGTGTGGACCTCGGCGACGTCGACGGTGTGAGGGCCGCGCTCGCCGGGCTCGGCCCGGCGGAGCGCCGCGCCCTGCTGCCCGAGCTCAAGCGCCGCCGCACGGCGTTCTCCGTCGCATGGTGGGAGCATTCCCACCACCACAAGCTGGCGCTGCTGGTGGCGGGGCTCGGCTGCAACACGGCGCCCTCCGCCGCGTTCTCCTGGGCGAGCGGGATCGGCTCCCCTGCCGGGATCGTGGTCTGGCAGGACGAGGCGGTCCTGGCCGTCGTCGACCAGCAGAGCGCTGAGTGGCAGGCCGAGGTCCTGCGCCGGATCGCCGACCGGCGGCCCTCCGCCTGGCTCGGCGACGAGTACCCGACGATCGAGCGCCTTGCCCGCGCGACGGGCCTGCCGGTGCCGGTCACGGAGGGCGTGGTGCTGGCGTGGCAGCGCCACCACGACTGGCCCTACGCCACCACCGAACAGCGCAGCGGGATGGTGCTGCGGTTGATCCAGGCCCCGTCGACGCCCGCGCTTGTCCTTGGCCTGTTCGAGGTTGTCGGAACGGGCGACCGGCTGGGCGAGGCGTGGCGTGGCGCGGTCCTGGGGCTGGTCGAGGCCGGGGTGGTCGAGCGTGGCGAGATACTCGACCGGTGCCTGGCCCGGTTGGCGCGCGGCGGACGTCCTGGCGACCAGCGCGGTTTCCTGCGGCTGCTGGAGGAGCTCGCACCGACGGCGCAGGAGAGCGCCGCCCGGGTCCGGGCCTGGCTGTCGATGCTTGACGGCCTGCCGACGGTGGCCGCGCACGCCCAGGCGCAGCTCGTCGAGCTCGACGCCGAGGGCCTGCTGGAGCCCGAGCATCTGGTGGAGGCCTCGGCCACGGTCTTCTTCCGCAGTGAGAAGAAGCTGGTGCGCGCCCAGCTGGCGTGGCTGGACCGGTCCGGGCGGCGGTCGCCGGAGTGGGCGGCGGTCGCTGTGCGCGGTGCGGTGGAGGCGTTCGGGCAGACCGACGCCGCGCTGCAGGAGCGGGCGTTCAAGGTGGCGGCGCGTCACCTCAGGGCGGCCGGGCCCACGTTGTTGTCCGAGCTGCAGGCAGCCACGGAACTGCTGGGCCCGGCCCAGGCCGCCCAGGCGGTGGCGCTCTTCGGTCTCGATGCCCAGGCAGCGGGGGATGAGGGCCCCTATGTCGAGCTGCTGCCGCCGCTCCCCCGACGGGTGCCGCTGGGCGGGCCCTTGGACGGACCTGTCGCGGTCGCCCAGGAGCTGGCCGCCGTACTGGCGGGCGACGACAGCGTCGCCGCGTTCGAGCGGACGCTCGACGGCTTGGTCCGCGAGTCCTATCGGGACGTCGAGGCACTACGGGTGGCGTTGAAGCCGGTGCTGGGCGGGCGTCACTGGGCCACCGAGCACAGCGTCTGGTCGCTGCCGCACACCTGGATGGGGCTCGTGGCCGCCGCGGCGTTCGGCGAGGTCCCGGCGGTGGAGGCTGACGCCATCCTGCAGGGGCAGGGGCCCCTGCGGGCGGACAACCAGGAGCGGTTCCGCGCCGTGGCGGCCGCCCGACTGGAGGAGGCCGCCGCGCTGGTCGTGTTCGGACGTGCGCCCTTCCTCCTTGCCACGCCCAGCTACGTCGACGGTGCCCTGGAGGCGTCTACGCTGGTGGAGCGGCTCGCCGCCGTGGAGGCGACGGACGGACAGGTGGGCGCGGTGGACTTCGGTCAGGCGCTGCTCCGTGTCCTGCCGACCGCCGACCCGGCGGTGCTCGCCGCCGCCGCGCGGCTCCGCTCGGTGAAGGGCCAACAGCTCGCGAGGTGGCTCACCGAGGGTGGCCTGCCCGGCCAGCCCACCGAGCGCCGGCCGGCTCAGGGCCTGTTGCGTCCGATGGTCACCCAGCCCGGGCCGGCACCGGAGCAGGAGGACCTCCTCCATCCGGTTCTGCGCCGGGTGCTCGGGTCCCTGGTGGATCGGGAGGGGCGCGCGATCTACGCCATCGGGGACATCGTCACGCCCGCCGCGCTTGCGGTGCTGCCGTGCCACCGTGAGGAGTTGGCGGCCCGGCTCGGCAACGCGATCGTGGACAACGCCCGGGCCGACGTCAAGGGCAGAGCGCTGTTGCTGCCGCAGTTGGTCGAGGCGGGCGGCCCGGCCGGCCCCGCGGTCCACCTGGCGGTGGCGTGCACGCTCGGCGCGCCGTCGGCGGATTACCGCACCGCGGCTGTGGACGCGCTACTGCTGCTCGCCGCCCAGCGCGCATTGGACCCGGCGCGACTCGGTGCTGACCTGGCCGACGCGGTCCGCTGCGGCGACGCCCCGTTGAACCGGGTGCCGCTCACCCTCCGGCAGGCCGCCGAGTCCGGCGCCTACGGGACGGTCTGGTCGGTGCTCCGCGGCGCGCTGCCGGGGCTGCTCACGCCGGAGCCGATACGCGGCGTTCCGGAGCTGCTGTCCATCGCCGCCGACTGCGCCGCCCGCAGCGGCGCGACAGGCACGCTGCCGGAGGTCGAGGCGCTCGCCGCGCAGCGCGGCTCCTCCCGCCTGCTCAAGGAGGCCCGAGCACTGCACGCCGTGCTCGCGGGCTGA
- the tnpA gene encoding IS200/IS605 family transposase, with translation MSPRWEPNPSIRRGRTVVHTLHAHLVFTPKYRRGPFTDEILRRCEEIMRAVCADFETELVEFNGERDHVHLLVHYPPKVALSRLVGSLKGVSAHRLRQEFPAHIRKYLWGEHFWSPSYFAASCGGAPLSIIKEYIENQKRPQ, from the coding sequence ATGTCACCACGATGGGAACCAAACCCCAGCATTCGCAGGGGCCGTACGGTTGTCCACACTCTCCATGCACACTTGGTCTTCACGCCCAAGTACCGGCGCGGACCTTTCACCGACGAGATCCTGCGACGCTGCGAAGAGATCATGCGTGCCGTCTGCGCCGACTTCGAAACCGAGCTGGTCGAGTTCAATGGCGAACGCGACCACGTCCACCTACTGGTGCACTACCCGCCCAAGGTCGCCCTCTCCCGCCTGGTGGGCTCACTCAAGGGCGTCTCGGCTCACAGGCTCCGTCAGGAGTTCCCCGCCCACATCCGTAAGTACCTGTGGGGCGAACACTTCTGGTCGCCCAGCTACTTCGCCGCATCATGCGGCGGCGCACCACTATCGATCATCAAGGAGTACATCGAGAACCAGAAACGCCCACAGTGA
- a CDS encoding SWIM zinc finger family protein gives MTQAAHAYRYLRSSVLDDRHGHLGLETSGGATPFGEVAHPRFFEGWLTAPSAAAAALLAVADVAAARYYQPQLRASLDPVVTANGDRLRFESFSGCGGVYARLDVLEAGLDGGEIGHGTTNVDVNVPLRDALGRLGPAEPLRLAVGPESLEVTTLDGPLLEKKVPLPDRWLRGFAETQVVAAGFDLRAELPAAEAVRFLRSLTAGPGGRARGTTGATQWVVPAGRLLRPTSRPVSGAVCLPGAQRLVALQRVLRHARTLRVYGPQLTAGDTRPTSSAWEIGLPGMRLTLTLSPDPARGFSGEGGVLDALAAAGSEQDAELIAVLLAWEPRVDVAELAEEAGLSPQRVRAALTRLGTAGQVGYDTAEAAFFHRQLPYDAGRGESCNPRLRAARALVAAGAVRPEADGSTLVLVEDHVQRVRRAADGSLGCTCLWWARYRGGRGPCKHVLAVGLAAGAAASTVVNDAKELAAR, from the coding sequence ATGACGCAAGCCGCTCACGCGTACCGCTATCTGCGCTCCTCCGTGCTGGACGACCGGCACGGGCACCTCGGGCTGGAAACCTCCGGCGGCGCCACGCCCTTCGGTGAGGTCGCCCATCCCCGCTTCTTCGAGGGGTGGCTGACGGCCCCTTCGGCCGCGGCCGCCGCGCTGCTGGCGGTCGCGGACGTGGCGGCCGCGCGCTACTACCAGCCGCAGCTGCGCGCCTCGCTGGATCCGGTGGTCACGGCCAACGGCGACCGGCTGCGTTTCGAGTCCTTCTCCGGGTGCGGCGGCGTCTACGCCCGGCTCGATGTCCTCGAAGCCGGCCTGGACGGCGGCGAGATCGGCCATGGCACGACCAACGTCGACGTCAACGTACCGCTGCGTGACGCCCTGGGGCGTCTCGGCCCGGCCGAGCCGCTGCGGCTCGCGGTCGGCCCCGAGTCGCTGGAGGTCACCACGCTCGACGGCCCGTTGCTGGAGAAGAAGGTTCCGCTGCCGGACCGCTGGCTGCGCGGCTTCGCCGAGACGCAGGTGGTGGCCGCCGGGTTCGACCTGCGTGCCGAGCTGCCCGCCGCCGAGGCGGTGCGTTTCCTGCGCTCGCTGACGGCCGGGCCGGGAGGCCGCGCACGCGGTACGACCGGCGCGACGCAGTGGGTGGTCCCGGCGGGGCGGCTGCTGCGGCCGACGAGCCGGCCCGTGTCCGGCGCCGTGTGCCTGCCGGGCGCGCAGCGGCTGGTCGCGCTGCAGCGGGTGCTGCGCCACGCCCGCACACTGCGGGTCTACGGGCCGCAGCTGACGGCCGGGGACACCCGGCCGACCAGCTCTGCCTGGGAGATCGGGCTGCCAGGCATGCGGCTGACGCTCACCTTGTCCCCCGACCCGGCACGCGGCTTCTCCGGGGAGGGCGGGGTGCTCGATGCCCTCGCCGCGGCCGGCAGCGAGCAGGACGCGGAACTGATCGCGGTGCTGCTGGCCTGGGAGCCGCGCGTCGACGTGGCGGAGCTGGCCGAGGAGGCGGGCCTGTCGCCGCAGCGGGTCCGCGCTGCGCTGACACGGCTGGGCACTGCGGGACAGGTCGGTTACGACACCGCCGAGGCGGCCTTCTTCCACCGTCAACTCCCCTACGACGCGGGCCGTGGCGAGTCCTGCAACCCTCGGCTGCGGGCCGCGCGGGCCCTGGTCGCCGCCGGAGCCGTCCGGCCGGAAGCGGACGGCAGCACCTTGGTCCTGGTGGAGGATCATGTGCAGCGGGTCCGGCGCGCTGCCGACGGCTCGCTGGGCTGCACCTGCCTGTGGTGGGCCAGGTACCGGGGCGGGCGCGGGCCGTGCAAGCACGTACTGGCCGTGGGACTGGCAGCGGGGGCCGCTGCCTCGACCGTTGTGAACGATGCGAAGGAGCTGGCTGCGCGATGA
- a CDS encoding sensor histidine kinase: MTEYIEDPATWALVVLLPILIAIVVRQRKKATASRQEIAGLREYYSGLEHHYTQSVAAAQEQAEEATKSVLKSAMRTLQGLAAEQQLIVSRLQAKYGESVILQDLLEIDHTNSQFGRRAQSIAVLCDGWLGRHRDNASVYDVVRSAQGRIRHFRRVEILSQVDFGIASRVVEPVALALAELLDNATSYSSPDTVVEINIRTVPKGVAIVVDDAGVGMNDEERARGERLLRTERVKSVAGLGNPPQFGLAVIGVLSERFGFDVSVDSASPYGGVRAVLLLPHQLLTTMPEKKAPTAPMMRASVPAPPMAPEPAPASPAAGTTSEGLPLRRRKRPMAIVPVSVPAPTAQARSGEETAAIMGAFQRGTRSGRDAPGDGQDQTTSTRVSSSEGHEFS; encoded by the coding sequence ATGACGGAATACATCGAAGATCCAGCCACGTGGGCTCTTGTCGTGCTCCTGCCCATCCTCATTGCCATCGTCGTCCGCCAACGGAAGAAGGCCACGGCGTCGCGACAGGAGATCGCGGGGCTCAGAGAGTACTACTCGGGTCTGGAGCACCATTACACCCAGTCGGTCGCCGCGGCGCAGGAGCAAGCCGAGGAAGCGACGAAGAGCGTGCTGAAGTCGGCCATGCGTACCCTGCAGGGTCTCGCCGCCGAGCAGCAACTGATCGTCTCCCGCCTGCAGGCCAAGTACGGCGAGTCGGTCATCCTCCAGGACCTACTGGAGATCGACCACACCAACTCCCAGTTCGGCCGTCGCGCCCAGTCCATCGCAGTCCTGTGCGACGGCTGGCTGGGCCGGCACCGCGACAATGCCTCGGTCTACGACGTGGTCCGCAGCGCACAGGGCCGCATCCGGCACTTCCGGCGGGTGGAGATCCTCTCGCAGGTGGACTTCGGCATCGCCAGCCGCGTCGTCGAACCGGTGGCGCTCGCACTCGCCGAACTTCTCGACAACGCCACCAGCTACTCCAGCCCGGACACGGTGGTCGAGATCAACATCCGGACAGTCCCCAAGGGCGTCGCGATCGTCGTTGACGACGCTGGCGTCGGCATGAACGACGAGGAGCGTGCCCGCGGCGAGCGGCTGCTGCGAACCGAGCGGGTCAAGAGCGTGGCAGGCCTGGGCAACCCGCCGCAGTTCGGCCTCGCTGTCATCGGTGTGCTCAGCGAGCGCTTCGGCTTCGACGTGTCGGTGGACTCCGCCTCACCCTATGGCGGTGTGCGCGCGGTGCTGCTCCTGCCGCACCAGCTCCTGACGACCATGCCCGAGAAGAAGGCACCAACTGCCCCCATGATGCGCGCCTCCGTGCCGGCACCGCCCATGGCGCCCGAGCCCGCGCCGGCATCTCCCGCTGCCGGGACGACTTCCGAGGGACTGCCGCTTCGACGGCGTAAGCGTCCGATGGCGATCGTGCCGGTCTCCGTGCCTGCTCCTACCGCCCAAGCCCGCTCCGGGGAGGAGACCGCGGCCATCATGGGAGCGTTCCAACGCGGAACCAGGTCGGGCCGGGACGCGCCCGGTGACGGACAGGACCAGACGACCAGCACACGTGTGTCAAGCAGTGAAGGGCATGAGTTCTCGTGA
- a CDS encoding cysteine peptidase family C39 domain-containing protein gives MTVATALTDPCCFHATLGTMLLDRFPEQDPALVLGDSATTEAADSPDGPVFDHIATALSDSLHIRGHLVAETDLRTEAGAAALHELLRRGTPLIAVADTYALDHYWMDRGRNHALHAVLLRDYDPADGSVRLTDPMDATLHDGRTPLAALDAALFAGPLSQSVLHVTAWAPTLTAEGEDHAARMPLHADSLAGPIGPELSGTALAASLARRLDQVLMRMPLLARVDQEGVGQAERQQAVSLMLGLWGYHHRLRWFARYLRCVPVPEKARLDGAADLVERAAHDWLAVRTLLTRAGMSGPEQQGGYREEITLRLTRIGELLEKAAARLRPSGQAGGCSR, from the coding sequence ATGACCGTGGCGACGGCCCTTACCGATCCGTGCTGCTTCCACGCGACGCTGGGCACCATGCTGCTCGACCGGTTCCCGGAGCAGGATCCGGCTCTGGTTCTGGGCGACTCGGCCACGACCGAGGCCGCGGACAGCCCCGACGGCCCCGTATTCGACCACATCGCCACCGCCCTGTCCGACTCTCTCCACATCCGCGGCCACCTGGTCGCCGAGACGGACCTGCGTACCGAGGCCGGGGCAGCCGCGCTGCACGAACTGCTGCGGCGGGGGACCCCGTTGATCGCTGTCGCGGACACCTACGCGCTCGACCACTACTGGATGGACCGCGGACGCAACCACGCCCTGCACGCCGTGCTGCTGCGTGACTACGACCCTGCCGACGGGTCGGTCCGGCTGACCGACCCCATGGACGCGACCCTGCACGACGGGCGAACGCCGCTGGCGGCGCTCGACGCGGCGCTGTTCGCCGGGCCGCTCAGCCAGTCGGTGCTGCACGTCACGGCGTGGGCTCCGACGCTCACCGCCGAGGGAGAGGACCACGCCGCGCGGATGCCGCTGCACGCGGACTCGCTCGCCGGACCAATCGGACCAGAGCTCAGCGGGACCGCGCTGGCAGCCTCGCTCGCCCGGCGGCTGGACCAGGTACTCATGCGGATGCCGCTGCTCGCGCGAGTCGACCAGGAGGGCGTCGGCCAGGCGGAGCGTCAACAGGCCGTCTCGCTGATGCTCGGTCTGTGGGGCTATCACCACCGGCTGCGCTGGTTCGCCCGCTACCTGCGCTGCGTGCCGGTGCCGGAGAAGGCACGTCTGGACGGGGCGGCCGACCTCGTGGAACGGGCGGCACACGACTGGCTCGCTGTCAGGACGCTGCTGACGCGGGCCGGGATGAGCGGACCCGAACAGCAGGGTGGCTACCGCGAGGAGATCACCCTGCGACTGACGCGGATCGGCGAGCTCCTCGAGAAGGCCGCGGCCCGCCTGCGCCCTTCCGGGCAGGCCGGGGGGTGCTCCAGGTGA
- a CDS encoding non-ribosomal peptide synthetase: MSIAATTSAGLSPALIGRERSMPDGGVLDLFEARARTAPDAVALVCRGEERSYGRLDRAATCLAARLRDAGVRPGDVVAVATARSFAAVVGMVAAWKLDAVVLPLDLRHPEDRIACLLDDSAARAVVTDANAAAGLPAVGATVVVYDADDLGEASVEPLPRRAPVTAHSRAYVLYTSGSTGRPKGVLGGHRALLNVVLELADALRSTPDARWATMAPTTFDISLGEIWVPLVSGARLVIPTEAELRDAAALVRLLDAHEVDRMQAVPSQWRALLDAGFDRPAMLAMTGGEALTPALAQRLLARVGGLVNGYGPTETTVLSTLWQVPQEAASTSIGRPIANTRAYLLDDLRRPVPPGEPGELYLAGAGVALGYLHRPDLTAERFLDEPGDPAARCYRTGDRCRLRPDGTLEYLGRDDDQVKLRGQRIEPGEVEARLAELPDVADAAAVVHDDTLIAFVVPVGVLSPARVRAGMAALVPETLVPSVVVAVTELPLTVHGKVDRAALGARAAELGPTVDARPAAGGGLAPAGRQEPSLGAALCELCTEVLGVPVAPGDDLFALGAHSLTVMQLVARLGERWHLEVPASLVYDAETVAELAEALRGLLLADAR; the protein is encoded by the coding sequence ATGTCGATCGCGGCGACCACATCTGCGGGTCTCTCGCCCGCACTCATCGGGCGTGAACGCTCGATGCCCGACGGAGGCGTGCTGGATCTGTTCGAGGCCCGGGCCCGGACCGCACCGGACGCCGTCGCGCTGGTCTGCCGGGGAGAGGAACGCAGCTACGGCCGGCTCGACCGGGCAGCGACATGCCTGGCCGCACGCCTGCGCGACGCGGGCGTGCGTCCCGGCGACGTGGTGGCGGTGGCCACCGCCCGCTCGTTCGCGGCGGTGGTCGGCATGGTCGCCGCATGGAAACTCGACGCCGTGGTCCTGCCTCTCGATCTGCGTCACCCTGAGGACCGGATCGCCTGTCTCCTGGACGACTCGGCGGCCCGCGCGGTCGTGACCGACGCGAATGCGGCTGCCGGGCTGCCCGCCGTCGGTGCGACGGTGGTCGTGTACGACGCCGACGACCTCGGCGAGGCGTCTGTCGAGCCGCTGCCCCGCCGCGCGCCGGTGACCGCGCACAGCCGCGCGTACGTCCTCTACACCTCCGGCTCGACCGGCCGGCCCAAGGGCGTCCTGGGCGGCCACCGGGCACTGCTCAACGTGGTCCTGGAACTCGCCGATGCGCTGCGGAGCACACCGGACGCCCGCTGGGCCACCATGGCCCCGACGACCTTCGACATCTCACTCGGGGAGATCTGGGTGCCGCTCGTCAGCGGCGCCCGACTGGTCATCCCCACGGAGGCCGAGCTGAGGGACGCCGCCGCACTCGTCCGGCTGCTGGACGCACACGAGGTGGACCGTATGCAGGCGGTGCCGTCGCAGTGGAGGGCACTGCTGGACGCCGGGTTCGACAGGCCGGCGATGCTGGCCATGACCGGTGGCGAGGCGCTGACCCCGGCTCTCGCGCAACGCCTGCTTGCGCGTGTCGGCGGCCTGGTCAACGGCTACGGCCCGACGGAGACGACGGTGCTTTCGACGCTGTGGCAGGTCCCGCAGGAAGCGGCCTCGACATCGATCGGCCGGCCGATCGCCAACACCCGCGCCTACCTCCTCGACGACCTGCGTCGCCCCGTGCCACCCGGCGAGCCGGGAGAACTGTATCTTGCGGGCGCGGGGGTGGCCCTCGGCTACCTCCATCGGCCCGATCTGACCGCCGAGCGGTTCCTGGACGAGCCGGGTGACCCGGCCGCGCGCTGCTACCGCACCGGCGACCGGTGCAGGCTGCGCCCCGACGGCACACTGGAGTATCTCGGGCGCGACGACGACCAGGTGAAGCTGCGCGGGCAGCGGATCGAACCGGGCGAGGTCGAGGCCCGATTGGCGGAACTGCCGGACGTCGCGGACGCGGCGGCGGTGGTCCACGACGACACGCTGATCGCCTTCGTCGTCCCGGTCGGCGTGTTGAGCCCGGCGCGGGTGCGGGCCGGCATGGCGGCCCTGGTACCGGAGACCCTCGTCCCGAGCGTCGTCGTGGCGGTGACGGAGCTCCCGCTGACGGTACACGGAAAGGTCGACCGCGCTGCCCTCGGCGCTCGGGCGGCCGAACTGGGACCCACCGTGGACGCACGGCCCGCGGCGGGCGGCGGGCTCGCCCCGGCCGGTCGCCAGGAGCCGTCCCTGGGAGCCGCTCTGTGCGAGCTGTGCACAGAGGTCCTGGGGGTTCCGGTGGCGCCGGGCGACGACCTCTTCGCCCTCGGGGCGCACTCCCTGACGGTGATGCAGCTCGTCGCCCGGCTGGGGGAGCGCTGGCACCTCGAGGTGCCAGCGAGCCTCGTCTACGATGCCGAGACGGTGGCCGAGCTGGCCGAGGCGCTGCGCGGGCTGCTGCTGGCGGACGCGCGGTGA
- a CDS encoding acyl-CoA dehydrogenase family protein, giving the protein MRRAHLTPEHHAFRAEAKAFIAAEITPYYTRWEREGTVDRALWRKAGAAGLLGLDVSRTWGGRGLTDLRYHFLLGTELVRAGVAGVGIALHNDVVAPYLTALTDTAQRRRWLPGFCAGELLVAIAMSEPDCGSDLRAMRTTAVRDRSHYVLRGTKTFVSNGSHADLIVVAAVTDRARVPRGGGVSLFVVEGGTPGLRRGRPMRTLGSALTDVVEIGLDDVRVPADHLLGQEGHGLGQLTGNLARERLSIAVAAVAGAEAVFADTLERRAAARSGARHGGEDPQAARFVLAELATELEVARAYLDRCVLDQVEGVHTVASGAVAAAQAKWWTTDLQRRVVDRCLELLAADGPDQDSRAARACLDTRMMPIYGGTNEVMKELVGRSLGR; this is encoded by the coding sequence GTGAGACGGGCCCACCTGACGCCGGAACACCACGCCTTCCGGGCGGAGGCCAAGGCCTTCATCGCCGCCGAGATCACCCCGTACTACACCCGCTGGGAGCGCGAGGGCACGGTGGACCGCGCCCTGTGGCGCAAGGCCGGCGCAGCGGGCCTCCTCGGGCTCGACGTCTCGCGGACCTGGGGCGGAAGAGGTCTGACGGACCTGCGCTACCACTTCCTGCTCGGCACCGAACTGGTCCGCGCGGGCGTAGCCGGAGTCGGCATCGCGCTGCACAACGACGTCGTCGCCCCCTACCTCACCGCGCTCACCGACACCGCCCAGCGCCGGCGGTGGCTGCCCGGCTTCTGCGCCGGGGAACTGCTCGTCGCGATCGCGATGAGCGAGCCGGACTGCGGGAGCGACCTGCGGGCGATGCGCACCACCGCCGTTCGGGACCGCTCCCACTACGTACTCAGGGGAACCAAGACCTTCGTCAGCAACGGCAGTCACGCCGACCTGATCGTCGTCGCGGCCGTGACCGATCGGGCCCGGGTCCCTCGGGGCGGTGGGGTCAGCCTCTTCGTGGTCGAGGGCGGCACGCCCGGACTCCGTCGGGGCCGGCCGATGCGGACCCTCGGCTCCGCGCTGACGGACGTCGTCGAGATCGGGCTGGACGACGTCCGGGTCCCCGCGGACCACCTGCTCGGTCAGGAGGGCCACGGACTGGGCCAGTTGACCGGCAACCTGGCGCGGGAGCGGCTCAGCATCGCGGTGGCGGCCGTCGCCGGCGCCGAGGCGGTCTTCGCCGACACGCTGGAGCGCCGCGCGGCCGCCCGCTCCGGTGCGCGGCACGGCGGTGAGGACCCGCAGGCGGCCCGGTTCGTGCTGGCCGAGCTGGCCACCGAGCTGGAGGTGGCCCGCGCCTACCTCGACCGCTGTGTCCTGGACCAGGTGGAGGGCGTGCACACCGTCGCGTCGGGGGCGGTCGCCGCGGCGCAGGCCAAGTGGTGGACCACGGACCTGCAGCGGCGCGTCGTCGACCGGTGCCTGGAACTGCTCGCCGCCGACGGTCCCGACCAGGACAGCCGTGCTGCCCGCGCCTGTCTGGACACCCGGATGATGCCGATCTACGGCGGCACCAACGAGGTCATGAAGGAGCTCGTCGGCCGTTCTCTCGGCCGCTGA
- a CDS encoding XRE family transcriptional regulator: MARALRQPETITLTAAAQHFTVWPTAISRLERGLSRDDDLAAVYRDWLTAA, encoded by the coding sequence GTGGCTCGGGCACTGAGGCAGCCCGAGACCATCACGCTCACCGCCGCGGCCCAACACTTCACGGTCTGGCCCACCGCGATCTCCCGACTCGAACGCGGACTCAGCCGAGACGACGACCTCGCCGCCGTCTACCGCGACTGGCTCACCGCCGCTTGA